A single region of the Pseudomonas mandelii genome encodes:
- a CDS encoding CS1 type fimbrial major subunit — MFKTFAIAVPMTLLALSTSMAFAAEESRTSINITADIPSKVFHAQPVDKDFGKDEKMQYLVGSGTLTEVRGTYDIQHTNGSVGAYVVGGPTPLFNGNPALNIPLTYTFNGTELTADSQEVVGDTESNGGMRADLVITAEKPGNSQVGIYTANPVVIFDAIPRI, encoded by the coding sequence ATGTTCAAGACGTTTGCAATCGCCGTTCCCATGACCCTCCTGGCCCTGAGCACTTCGATGGCGTTCGCGGCGGAAGAATCGCGCACCTCCATCAACATTACCGCTGATATTCCGAGCAAGGTCTTCCACGCTCAGCCTGTAGACAAAGACTTCGGGAAAGACGAGAAAATGCAGTATCTCGTCGGCTCCGGCACCCTGACGGAAGTCCGTGGCACCTATGATATTCAACACACCAACGGCTCGGTCGGCGCTTATGTCGTGGGCGGTCCTACTCCGCTGTTCAACGGTAATCCAGCCTTGAACATTCCTCTGACCTATACCTTCAATGGCACGGAGTTGACCGCTGATTCTCAGGAAGTGGTCGGCGACACCGAGTCCAACGGCGGCATGCGCGCCGACCTGGTGATTACCGCAGAGAAGCCGGGCAACAGCCAGGTGGGGATCTACACCGCCAACCCGGTCGTCATCTTTGATGCCATTCCGCGCATCTGA
- a CDS encoding TcfC E-set like domain-containing protein codes for MFPMTPIATALALCFCATALAAPADNGHTPRSLLAQAKGLPSEFEEHFFDVPLAVRVELDQQFLGEAMVVLTRDDRITLVEFTDVSDSTIKASERDIWANYLKHGVVLGACQANCPEQLLAVHYSLENSLVSILTENAEHDDQVQRYYNQPEDGSTGLIVRNQLNLNGGQNQDLGGRYGLEASSSLGNWTQAVNMQLSRLGGVDNQLYHAVHELFTQRELEGNFLRLGLFTPTSEGLTRQPRSFGASPDTALGVMYGSSDSLAINNPKPAVYPIYVTANRQGSVEIYRDGLLINTQAIPAGLQTLDTRPLPGGIYEVEVRLIEDGQITSSTQELVYKPNNWRNHDERWRYNLFAGRESKMLSNWDEQADGDMTAGAAFNFLLHPRVILGLSGRQVKDTLQYGTSVDWAIVNNASVFANVYKTQDYGTGFDVQGLYSYGSGSLVASHNRSWLDTTRLYDTLPDGTRVRQRNVFIGQTSNSSLSLNHRLTSKSSVNARVSHSEGNTEGVGVDLGWTQRTQLFGSDANWRLSLFDRPGSFSSGNDRNRGLDLSVSVALGGPGEQLSGSIGTRTDRDGGRDNNASITYRKDLQDHLLQSVSATAITDTYGLGLNALATMQSDRVNGDGFIQRSSYNNDLTGGLNLDSTVAVGGQKIIVTSQYHRNGAGMIIDVESDIDDITLRADDLSGGSAVLKPGRNFVPITAYNSSSVSFDFEGNHVPAATIQPARSSYHLNKGGVDYRQIRVMRTLTVLGRLIDPQGNPLKGHHIINHASRGVSEVDGFFSMEMNAGSPTLEVRHGNQLLCQFRLDPSRGHTENNVLMIGDLRCTPDTLADLTLETPTAG; via the coding sequence ATGTTCCCGATGACTCCCATCGCGACGGCGCTTGCCCTATGTTTTTGTGCGACTGCCCTGGCTGCGCCAGCGGACAACGGCCACACACCCCGAAGTCTGCTTGCGCAAGCCAAGGGATTACCGAGCGAGTTCGAAGAGCACTTCTTTGATGTGCCGCTGGCGGTGCGCGTGGAACTTGATCAGCAGTTTCTCGGTGAGGCGATGGTTGTGCTGACCCGCGACGATCGCATCACCCTCGTTGAATTCACCGATGTCAGCGATAGCACGATCAAAGCCAGCGAGCGCGACATCTGGGCCAACTACCTCAAACATGGCGTGGTGCTGGGCGCCTGCCAGGCCAATTGCCCCGAACAACTGCTGGCCGTGCACTACAGCCTGGAAAACTCGCTGGTGTCGATCCTCACGGAAAACGCCGAGCACGATGATCAGGTGCAGCGCTATTACAACCAGCCCGAAGACGGCAGCACCGGGTTGATCGTGCGCAACCAGCTGAACCTCAATGGCGGCCAGAACCAGGACCTCGGTGGTCGATACGGTCTGGAAGCGAGCAGCAGCCTGGGCAACTGGACCCAGGCGGTGAACATGCAGTTGTCCCGCCTGGGCGGTGTGGACAATCAGCTCTATCACGCCGTGCATGAGCTCTTTACCCAGCGCGAACTGGAAGGCAACTTCCTGCGCCTGGGCTTGTTCACGCCCACCTCGGAAGGCCTGACGCGCCAGCCGCGCTCCTTCGGCGCCAGCCCTGACACCGCGCTCGGCGTCATGTACGGCAGCTCCGACAGCCTGGCCATCAATAACCCGAAACCGGCGGTCTACCCGATCTACGTCACGGCCAATCGCCAGGGCTCGGTGGAAATCTATCGCGACGGATTGCTGATCAATACCCAGGCGATACCGGCTGGTTTGCAGACCCTCGATACGCGGCCATTGCCCGGCGGCATCTATGAAGTGGAAGTGCGGCTGATCGAAGACGGCCAGATCACCTCCAGCACGCAGGAGCTGGTCTACAAACCCAACAACTGGCGCAATCATGACGAGCGCTGGCGCTACAACCTGTTTGCCGGGCGTGAATCGAAAATGCTCAGCAACTGGGATGAGCAGGCCGATGGCGACATGACCGCTGGCGCCGCCTTCAACTTCCTGCTGCACCCGCGGGTGATTCTCGGCCTGTCGGGTCGGCAAGTGAAAGACACCCTGCAATACGGCACGTCGGTCGATTGGGCCATCGTCAACAACGCCAGCGTCTTCGCCAACGTCTACAAGACTCAGGACTACGGCACCGGTTTCGACGTGCAGGGGCTTTATTCCTACGGCAGCGGCAGCCTCGTCGCCAGCCATAACCGCAGCTGGCTCGACACCACCCGGCTCTACGACACCTTGCCCGACGGCACGCGCGTGCGGCAGCGCAATGTATTTATCGGCCAGACCAGCAACTCGTCCTTGTCACTCAATCATCGCCTCACCAGCAAAAGTTCGGTCAATGCCCGGGTGTCCCACAGCGAAGGCAACACCGAAGGGGTCGGCGTGGATCTGGGCTGGACTCAACGCACGCAACTGTTCGGCAGCGACGCCAATTGGCGCCTGTCGCTGTTCGACAGGCCGGGCAGCTTCAGTTCGGGCAATGATCGAAATCGCGGCCTTGACCTGAGCGTGAGCGTGGCGCTGGGTGGCCCGGGAGAGCAGCTCTCCGGCAGCATCGGCACCCGCACCGATCGCGATGGCGGGCGTGATAACAATGCCTCGATCACTTACCGCAAAGACTTGCAGGACCACCTGCTGCAAAGCGTTTCCGCCACGGCCATCACGGACACCTATGGCCTCGGTTTGAATGCGCTGGCAACGATGCAATCGGACCGGGTCAACGGCGACGGATTTATCCAGCGCTCGTCCTACAACAACGACCTCACCGGCGGCCTCAACCTCGACAGCACCGTGGCGGTCGGCGGGCAAAAGATAATCGTGACCAGCCAATACCACCGCAATGGCGCGGGCATGATCATCGATGTCGAGTCGGACATCGACGACATCACTTTACGCGCCGACGATCTGAGCGGCGGCAGCGCAGTCCTCAAGCCCGGACGCAATTTTGTGCCGATCACGGCTTACAATAGCAGCTCCGTCAGTTTCGATTTCGAAGGCAATCACGTGCCTGCCGCGACCATCCAGCCGGCCCGTTCCAGTTATCACCTGAACAAGGGCGGCGTGGATTATCGCCAGATTCGCGTGATGCGAACCCTCACTGTCCTCGGTCGCCTGATCGACCCCCAGGGCAACCCGCTCAAGGGCCATCACATCATCAACCACGCCAGTCGCGGGGTCAGTGAGGTGGACGGCTTCTTCTCCATGGAAATGAACGCCGGTTCACCGACCCTGGAAGTGCGCCACGGCAACCAGTTGCTGTGCCAGTTCCGCCTCGACCCGAGCCGTGGCCACACGGAAAACAACGTGCTGATGATTGGTGATTTGCGTTGCACGCCGGACACGCTGGCGGACCTGACGCTTGAGACGCCGACGGCAGGCTGA
- a CDS encoding CS1 type fimbrial major subunit, giving the protein MFRQLTVLMVSAMACHGAFAAREVQHFEVFVTIPSQAFYVIPADPGWIHREQSLPWNLTTSTLGGLRKYFDVKSEAGSIEARLEGRPYLSNGTQAHDIGLRVLFNEKLLSEGESREVVSLVDAAQGKRVLLEVLPVPPADGVYKPGNYFGSVNMVFNAVLPK; this is encoded by the coding sequence ATGTTCAGACAACTGACGGTCCTGATGGTGTCGGCGATGGCCTGCCATGGTGCGTTCGCGGCCCGCGAAGTGCAGCACTTTGAAGTATTCGTGACGATCCCGAGCCAGGCGTTCTACGTCATTCCCGCAGACCCCGGCTGGATTCACCGCGAACAGTCATTGCCATGGAATCTGACGACCTCGACCCTGGGCGGCTTGCGCAAGTATTTCGATGTGAAGAGCGAAGCCGGTTCCATCGAAGCCCGCCTTGAGGGCCGGCCTTACTTGTCTAACGGGACGCAGGCCCATGACATTGGATTGCGCGTGCTGTTCAACGAAAAGTTGTTGAGCGAGGGGGAAAGCCGCGAGGTGGTTTCGCTGGTCGACGCCGCGCAGGGCAAGCGGGTTTTACTGGAAGTGCTGCCTGTGCCACCCGCCGATGGGGTTTACAAACCCGGCAACTATTTTGGAAGCGTCAACATGGTCTTCAACGCGGTGTTGCCCAAATGA